In Flavobacterium gelatinilyticum, a genomic segment contains:
- a CDS encoding SRPBCC family protein produces MKSNLLMNFSIDKENKTVNVKREFNASLSNVWSAWTEAEILDLWWAPAPMKSKTKSMEFKEGGRRLYAMIAPDGVERWSTFDYSSISPKTNFKYAATFCDADGNPNSEFGSSYWDISFSEQGDSTFVDIVIRRDSLEELEKIVEMGFKQGFTAAMESLDKIFETRK; encoded by the coding sequence ATGAAATCTAATCTATTAATGAATTTTTCCATAGATAAGGAAAATAAAACCGTGAATGTAAAACGCGAATTTAACGCCTCATTGTCGAATGTCTGGTCTGCCTGGACCGAAGCCGAAATTCTGGATCTGTGGTGGGCGCCGGCTCCTATGAAATCCAAAACCAAAAGTATGGAATTTAAAGAAGGAGGCAGAAGATTATACGCCATGATTGCTCCTGACGGTGTTGAGCGTTGGAGTACTTTTGATTATTCTTCGATTTCTCCTAAAACAAATTTCAAATACGCTGCTACTTTTTGTGATGCCGATGGAAATCCAAATTCTGAATTTGGAAGTTCTTACTGGGACATTTCTTTCTCTGAGCAGGGAGACTCAACTTTTGTCGACATCGTTATTAGAAGAGACAGTCTGGAAGAATTGGAAAAGATCGTCGAAATGGGTTTCAAACAAGGATTTACCGCTGCTATGGAAAGTTTGGATAAAATTTTTGAAACAAGAAAGTAA
- a CDS encoding SRPBCC family protein: MKSNLLMNFTVDKENNTVNVKREFSAPLSNVWSAWTETEILDQWWAPAPWKSRTKSMEFKEGGRRLYAMVGPEGEEHWALADYTSISPKTNFKWLDAFCDSEGNLNEDFPRSDWDVTFSEKDNSTFVDVIIKHEKLSDLEMIIEMGFKEGFTIAMEGLDEIFAGNTK; encoded by the coding sequence ATGAAATCAAATTTGTTAATGAATTTTACTGTAGACAAAGAAAATAATACTGTAAATGTAAAACGTGAATTCAGCGCGCCATTATCGAACGTTTGGTCTGCATGGACAGAAACTGAAATTCTCGACCAATGGTGGGCGCCGGCTCCGTGGAAATCAAGAACTAAAAGCATGGAATTTAAAGAGGGCGGCAGAAGACTTTATGCTATGGTTGGACCAGAAGGCGAAGAACACTGGGCACTTGCCGATTATACTTCGATAAGTCCGAAAACAAATTTTAAATGGCTCGATGCTTTCTGCGACAGCGAAGGAAATTTAAACGAGGATTTTCCTCGTTCTGACTGGGATGTAACTTTTTCAGAAAAAGACAATTCTACTTTTGTTGATGTAATCATCAAACATGAAAAACTTTCTGATCTCGAAATGATTATCGAAATGGGCTTTAAAGAAGGCTTTACAATCGCAATGGAAGGTCTGGATGAGATTTTTGCCGGGAATACAAAATAA
- a CDS encoding YifB family Mg chelatase-like AAA ATPase yields MLVKVYGSAVFGVEATTITIEVHMDKGIGYHLVGLPDNAIKESSFRIAAALKNNGLSFPGKKITINMAPADLRKEGSAYDLPLAMGILVGSDQIKAPEIEQYIIMGELSLDGSLQPIRGALPIAIKAKEEGYKGFFLPIQNVKEAAIVAGLDVYGVSNLQEIIDFFKGKGTLQPTAIDTRAEFYKTLDFPEHDFSDVRGQESIKRCMEIAAAGGHNIILIGPPGAGKTMLAKRVPSILPPMTLREALETTKIHSVAGKLKEVGLMNQRPFRSPHHTISNVALVGGGSYPQPGEISMAHNGVLFLDELPEFKRDVLEVMRQPLEDREVTISRAKFTVTYPSSFMLVASMNPSPSGFFNDPSMPNTSSPHEMQRYMSKISGPLLDRIDIHIEVTPVPFEKLADDRKAESSVEIRKRVTAAREIQTKRFGEIENIHYNAQMSSKLIREFCALDEQSKELLKNAMERLNLSARAYDRILKVARTIADLDHSENIVSYHISEAIQYRSLDREGWLG; encoded by the coding sequence ATGTTAGTAAAAGTTTACGGAAGTGCTGTTTTTGGAGTGGAAGCAACAACCATTACAATCGAAGTGCACATGGATAAAGGGATTGGATATCATTTAGTTGGACTTCCGGATAATGCCATAAAAGAAAGCAGTTTTAGAATCGCTGCCGCTTTAAAGAATAACGGACTCAGTTTTCCAGGTAAAAAAATAACGATCAATATGGCGCCTGCCGACCTCAGAAAAGAAGGTTCAGCTTATGATTTACCTCTTGCAATGGGTATTTTGGTTGGTTCTGACCAGATAAAAGCTCCTGAAATCGAACAATATATTATTATGGGTGAACTTTCGCTTGATGGAAGTTTACAACCCATTCGCGGAGCGCTGCCTATTGCTATAAAGGCTAAGGAAGAAGGCTATAAAGGATTTTTTCTGCCAATTCAAAATGTAAAAGAAGCTGCAATAGTTGCCGGACTGGATGTTTACGGTGTTTCGAACCTTCAGGAAATAATTGATTTCTTTAAAGGGAAAGGCACCTTACAGCCAACGGCGATCGATACACGAGCCGAATTTTACAAAACACTTGATTTTCCAGAACATGATTTTTCAGATGTCCGCGGACAGGAAAGCATTAAACGCTGTATGGAAATCGCTGCCGCCGGGGGACATAATATTATTTTAATTGGTCCGCCCGGAGCAGGAAAAACCATGCTGGCCAAACGTGTTCCGAGTATTTTGCCTCCGATGACTTTACGTGAAGCTTTGGAAACAACTAAAATTCATAGCGTTGCGGGAAAATTGAAAGAAGTCGGGCTGATGAACCAGCGTCCGTTTAGGAGTCCGCATCATACTATTTCGAATGTGGCACTTGTAGGCGGAGGAAGTTATCCGCAGCCGGGAGAAATTTCGATGGCACACAATGGTGTTTTATTTTTGGATGAACTGCCGGAATTTAAAAGAGATGTTCTCGAAGTAATGCGTCAGCCGTTAGAAGATCGGGAAGTAACTATTTCGCGTGCTAAATTTACGGTTACATATCCTTCGTCATTTATGCTGGTGGCAAGTATGAACCCAAGTCCAAGCGGGTTTTTCAACGATCCGAGTATGCCTAATACTTCTTCGCCGCATGAAATGCAGCGTTATATGAGCAAAATTTCCGGTCCGCTTTTAGACCGAATCGATATTCATATTGAAGTAACGCCTGTTCCCTTCGAAAAACTGGCAGATGACCGAAAAGCGGAAAGCAGTGTAGAAATCCGTAAACGTGTCACGGCAGCAAGAGAGATTCAGACCAAGCGTTTTGGGGAAATTGAAAACATACATTACAATGCACAAATGAGCAGTAAGTTGATTCGTGAATTTTGTGCTTTGGATGAACAATCGAAAGAACTTCTGAAAAATGCGATGGAACGTTTGAATCTTTCGGCAAGAGCTTATGACAGAATCCTGAAAGTAGCACGCACGATTGCCGATTTAGATCATTCTGAAAATATAGTTTCGTATCATATTTCTGAGGCTATTCAATATAGAAGTTTGGATAGAGAAGGATGGCTGGGGTAA
- the abc-f gene encoding ribosomal protection-like ABC-F family protein — translation MVILQNISYAHANKEVLFDAVTFTVNNHEKTALIGNNGVGKSTLLKIIAGELQPAEGVIKANSVPYCVPQIIGQFNHLTIAEALQVEDKLNAFRQILNGNVSEEYLNTLNDDWTIEDRCNEALHYWQLNDLKLDQKLETLSGGQKTKVFLAGISIHQPELVLLDEPSNHLDTAGRKLLYDFIKSTTAALIIVSHDRKLLNLLNSVLELTKHGISVYGGNYDFYAEQKQIENNALSQDIQNKEKALRKAKEKERETLERQNKLDSRGEKKQKKAGVSRIMMNTLRNNAENSTAKVKGVHAEKIGGISKDLQDLRSALPEIDKMKFGFEKTNLHKGKILFTAKGINHSFEDKLIWKEPLNLQITSGQRIAIKGLNGSGKTTLIKMITGEIEPKIGTISKAEAKIIYIDQDYSLIENQLTVYDQVQKFNDSGLEEHTIKMKLNKFLFSQNDWDKPCIALSGGEKMRLLLCCLTINTKAPDIIILDEPTNNLDIQNIEILTAAINEYQGTLIVVSHDDLFLEEIGIEEFIQI, via the coding sequence ATGGTTATTTTACAGAATATCTCATACGCGCATGCGAACAAAGAAGTTTTGTTTGACGCAGTCACTTTTACAGTTAACAATCACGAAAAAACTGCTTTAATTGGCAATAACGGAGTTGGAAAATCAACTTTATTAAAAATTATTGCCGGAGAATTGCAACCAGCAGAAGGTGTAATTAAGGCAAATTCCGTTCCTTATTGTGTACCTCAAATCATTGGACAGTTTAATCATCTCACTATTGCTGAGGCTTTACAGGTTGAGGATAAACTGAATGCTTTTCGCCAAATTCTAAACGGAAATGTATCCGAAGAATACCTTAATACGCTAAACGACGACTGGACGATCGAAGATCGCTGCAACGAAGCTTTACACTACTGGCAGCTCAATGATTTAAAACTGGATCAAAAACTGGAAACACTTAGCGGCGGACAAAAAACAAAAGTTTTTCTGGCAGGAATTTCTATTCACCAGCCCGAATTGGTTTTATTAGACGAACCAAGTAATCACTTAGATACTGCCGGCCGAAAATTGTTATATGATTTTATTAAAAGCACAACAGCAGCTTTAATTATAGTGAGTCATGACCGAAAATTACTGAATTTATTAAACTCCGTTTTAGAACTTACAAAACACGGAATCAGTGTTTACGGCGGCAATTACGATTTTTATGCAGAGCAGAAACAAATCGAAAACAATGCTTTGAGTCAGGATATTCAGAACAAAGAAAAAGCACTTCGGAAAGCGAAAGAAAAAGAACGCGAAACCCTGGAACGCCAAAACAAACTGGATTCCCGCGGTGAGAAAAAACAAAAGAAAGCAGGAGTTTCCCGCATCATGATGAATACGCTGCGAAATAATGCAGAAAACAGCACCGCCAAAGTAAAAGGTGTTCATGCTGAAAAAATTGGCGGCATTTCAAAGGACCTGCAAGATTTACGTTCGGCATTACCAGAGATTGATAAAATGAAATTTGGTTTTGAAAAAACTAATTTACATAAGGGCAAAATTCTTTTTACAGCGAAAGGTATTAATCATTCGTTTGAAGATAAATTAATATGGAAAGAACCTCTTAATCTTCAAATTACAAGCGGTCAAAGAATTGCCATAAAAGGCTTAAACGGCTCTGGAAAAACAACTTTAATCAAAATGATCACTGGAGAAATTGAACCTAAAATAGGAACAATTTCTAAAGCAGAAGCTAAAATAATTTATATCGATCAGGATTATTCTTTAATCGAAAATCAGTTAACCGTCTATGATCAGGTTCAGAAATTTAATGATTCGGGTTTAGAGGAGCATACCATAAAGATGAAACTGAATAAGTTTTTGTTCTCTCAAAATGATTGGGATAAACCGTGTATTGCTTTAAGCGGAGGCGAAAAAATGCGTTTATTACTTTGCTGTTTAACGATTAATACAAAAGCGCCGGATATCATTATTTTGGATGAACCAACGAACAATCTTGATATTCAGAATATCGAAATCCTGACAGCTGCAATCAATGAATATCAGGGAACTTTGATTGTAGTTTCGCATGATGATTTGTTTCTGGAAGAAATAGGAATCGAAGAATTTATACAGATTTAG
- a CDS encoding protein-disulfide reductase DsbD family protein produces MNLNQNLQTITSRSVWNTIAAFLLFFFFALNANAQMLEPVKWTSKIEKKGNNAVLIFDGTIEKDWHMYSQFTPDGGPLALEITFKNQKGNYELIGKAKEGKTRTAFNDVFGVDETFFEGKAHIEQEIKIINPNVKTVDVDFDFQVCKEVCINSSKKFSITVPSTFKIDEVPVVTEAKADETKVTGIAVDTIKKEEAEQPKAEKTVDTAKEEIPAPAPARSLWSIFFIAFLSGFAALLTPCVFPMIPMTVSFFTKQSKSRAKGIRNAIIYGLSIIAIYVILGLIVTKIFGADALNALSTDVWFNLIFFVILIIFATSFLGAFEIMLPNSWANKADQQADRGGIIGILFMALALAIVSFSCTGPIVGTLLVEAASNGGIAPVVGMLGFSSALALPFMLFAMFPGWLNSLPKSGGWLNTVKVVLGFLELALAFKFLSNADLVLQLHFLEREVFIAIWIAIFGALTLYLFGKITLPHDSPTHHISVGRLYLGLLTFVFTMYLIPGLWGAPLKLISAFPPPPQYSESPFGVGGSGHGAVSTEAGKGLPEGAELGPHGIMVFHDYEDGLAYAKQINKPIMLDFTGYACVNCRKMENNVWSEPAILPILKNDVVLISLYVDDKRELPKEEQFVTEAGDKIITVGDKWTDFMISKYKTNTQPLYVITDLEGKNMNTSKPTISYVSADEYLHWLKEGIGNFK; encoded by the coding sequence ATGAATCTTAATCAAAACCTTCAAACGATAACTTCAAGGAGTGTCTGGAATACAATAGCAGCCTTTTTACTGTTTTTCTTTTTTGCGTTAAATGCTAATGCACAAATGCTTGAACCTGTAAAATGGACTTCTAAAATCGAGAAAAAAGGAAATAATGCAGTCTTAATTTTTGATGGAACAATCGAGAAAGACTGGCATATGTACTCTCAGTTTACTCCTGACGGCGGTCCTTTGGCTCTGGAAATTACTTTTAAAAATCAAAAAGGCAATTACGAATTAATAGGAAAAGCCAAAGAAGGAAAAACAAGAACAGCTTTTAATGATGTTTTTGGAGTAGATGAAACCTTTTTTGAAGGAAAAGCGCATATCGAACAGGAAATAAAAATCATTAACCCAAACGTGAAAACGGTTGATGTAGATTTTGATTTTCAGGTTTGTAAAGAAGTATGTATCAATTCGAGCAAGAAATTCTCGATTACTGTACCTTCGACTTTTAAAATAGATGAAGTTCCGGTTGTAACAGAGGCTAAAGCTGATGAAACAAAAGTAACCGGAATAGCTGTAGATACAATTAAAAAAGAAGAAGCAGAACAGCCAAAAGCTGAAAAAACTGTTGATACGGCTAAGGAAGAAATTCCGGCACCGGCTCCGGCAAGAAGCTTATGGTCAATCTTTTTTATTGCCTTCTTATCAGGATTTGCAGCATTATTAACACCTTGCGTATTTCCAATGATCCCAATGACGGTAAGTTTCTTTACGAAGCAAAGTAAAAGCCGTGCAAAAGGAATTAGAAATGCAATTATTTACGGACTTTCGATTATTGCTATCTATGTAATTTTAGGTCTTATTGTTACTAAAATATTTGGTGCAGATGCCTTAAATGCATTGTCAACAGATGTTTGGTTTAACCTGATTTTCTTTGTGATTTTGATCATTTTTGCTACTTCATTTTTGGGTGCTTTCGAAATCATGCTGCCAAATTCATGGGCAAACAAAGCAGATCAGCAGGCAGACAGAGGCGGTATAATTGGTATATTGTTTATGGCTTTGGCTTTGGCAATTGTGTCATTCTCTTGTACAGGGCCAATTGTTGGAACTTTGTTGGTCGAAGCAGCTTCAAACGGCGGAATCGCTCCTGTTGTGGGAATGTTAGGATTTTCATCTGCATTGGCACTTCCGTTTATGTTATTTGCGATGTTCCCGGGCTGGTTAAATTCACTGCCAAAATCAGGAGGCTGGTTAAACACGGTAAAAGTTGTTTTAGGATTTTTAGAATTGGCTTTGGCATTCAAATTCTTATCAAACGCCGACTTGGTGCTGCAATTGCATTTCTTAGAAAGAGAAGTTTTCATCGCTATCTGGATTGCAATTTTTGGAGCCTTGACCTTATATTTATTCGGAAAAATTACATTACCTCACGACAGTCCAACGCATCATATTTCGGTTGGAAGATTGTACTTAGGATTGCTGACTTTCGTATTTACCATGTATTTAATTCCTGGACTTTGGGGAGCACCTTTAAAATTAATCAGTGCATTCCCGCCGCCGCCGCAATATAGCGAAAGTCCGTTTGGAGTGGGAGGATCAGGACATGGAGCTGTTTCGACAGAAGCTGGAAAAGGCCTTCCGGAAGGAGCAGAATTAGGACCGCACGGTATTATGGTTTTTCACGATTACGAAGATGGTTTAGCATATGCAAAACAAATCAACAAACCAATCATGCTCGATTTTACAGGATATGCTTGTGTGAATTGCAGAAAAATGGAAAATAATGTATGGTCTGAACCAGCGATTCTTCCCATCTTAAAAAACGATGTGGTTTTGATTTCGCTTTATGTTGACGACAAACGTGAACTGCCAAAAGAAGAACAATTTGTAACCGAAGCAGGAGATAAAATCATTACTGTTGGAGATAAATGGACCGATTTTATGATCTCAAAATATAAAACAAATACGCAGCCTTTATATGTAATTACAGATTTAGAAGGTAAAAACATGAACACTTCTAAACCAACCATAAGTTACGTAAGCGCAGATGAATATTTACATTGGCTGAAAGAAGGAATTGGCAATTTTAAATAA
- a CDS encoding Gfo/Idh/MocA family protein has translation MKNHKVKWGIIGLGNIAHQFAADLLLIEDAELTAAASRDLYKANEFAEKIKAVKAYDSYDLLFKDPEIDIVYIATPHNSHAELSIKALENGKHVLCEKPMSLSYKDAVRIIEASKKHNIFFMEAFWTRFIPSVQDILQKVNHGAIGNVNYIKADFAFHGSETENKRLFDKELGGGALFDIGVYPLFLSYLLLGYPKEIAAKAIKHKNDIDLQTSMILQYESAQAVLHASIVSESDMKATIGGTEGRIELNAPWYAADGYSLFKNEEKEAAFSLPALGKGYSHEIIECHKCILNNEIESRLWSHQNCLDLSRIVEEIKTQIGLKF, from the coding sequence ATGAAAAATCATAAAGTTAAATGGGGAATTATAGGTCTGGGAAATATTGCACACCAATTTGCAGCAGATTTATTATTGATAGAAGATGCAGAATTAACAGCTGCAGCTTCGAGAGATCTTTATAAGGCTAATGAGTTTGCAGAAAAAATCAAAGCTGTAAAAGCCTATGATTCTTACGATTTACTTTTTAAGGACCCGGAAATTGATATAGTGTACATTGCCACACCACATAATTCACATGCCGAATTATCTATAAAGGCACTAGAAAACGGAAAACATGTTTTATGCGAAAAACCAATGTCGTTATCGTATAAAGATGCAGTTCGTATAATTGAAGCTTCTAAAAAACACAATATCTTTTTTATGGAGGCATTCTGGACACGTTTTATTCCATCTGTTCAGGATATTTTACAAAAAGTAAATCATGGCGCAATTGGAAATGTAAATTATATTAAAGCTGATTTTGCCTTTCACGGAAGTGAAACCGAAAACAAACGTCTTTTCGATAAAGAATTAGGAGGAGGGGCTTTATTTGATATTGGTGTTTATCCTTTATTTCTGTCTTATTTACTATTGGGATATCCAAAAGAAATTGCTGCAAAAGCTATTAAACATAAAAATGATATTGATTTGCAGACCTCTATGATATTGCAATACGAATCTGCTCAGGCAGTTTTGCATGCTTCTATTGTTTCAGAATCTGATATGAAAGCAACTATTGGAGGAACAGAAGGAAGAATAGAATTAAATGCACCCTGGTATGCAGCAGATGGTTACTCGTTATTTAAAAATGAAGAAAAAGAAGCTGCTTTCAGTTTACCAGCTTTAGGAAAAGGGTATTCTCATGAAATTATCGAATGTCATAAATGTATTTTGAATAATGAAATTGAGAGCAGACTTTGGTCGCACCAGAATTGTTTGGATTTGAGCAGAATAGTTGAAGAAATTAAAACTCAGATTGGACTGAAATTTTAA
- a CDS encoding M949_RS01915 family surface polysaccharide biosynthesis protein, with the protein MKKISILLLVITLFASCKDDKKEEIKTTAQTEQTSNDEPFVLKVEKIDSTQFPKSIKYEGFVKNALKWKDKAGDHIVIITETGYHINKKFAHESDGSDAELFAYHYIISGNEAKQSWKVYDYVSDCPVDIIASFVKNTLQVTDNNNNGIAEIWLMYKTACHGDVSPSEMKIIMYEGSTKYAMRGENKVAVGIGDNGTEQYIGGEFKFDENFKKGPKVFKEFAQKLWDDNVIEKWED; encoded by the coding sequence ATGAAAAAAATTTCAATACTATTATTGGTTATTACTCTTTTTGCAAGCTGTAAAGACGACAAAAAAGAAGAAATAAAAACCACTGCCCAAACCGAACAAACTTCAAATGATGAACCATTTGTTTTAAAGGTTGAAAAAATCGATTCGACACAATTTCCTAAATCTATAAAATACGAAGGTTTTGTAAAAAATGCCCTTAAGTGGAAAGACAAAGCCGGTGATCATATTGTAATTATTACTGAAACGGGTTATCATATTAACAAGAAATTCGCTCATGAGTCTGATGGTTCAGATGCTGAATTGTTTGCTTATCACTACATTATTTCCGGAAATGAAGCAAAACAAAGCTGGAAGGTTTACGATTATGTTTCGGACTGTCCGGTAGATATTATTGCTTCGTTTGTTAAAAACACCCTTCAGGTCACTGATAATAACAACAACGGAATCGCCGAAATCTGGCTGATGTACAAAACCGCCTGTCATGGCGATGTGAGCCCATCTGAGATGAAAATTATTATGTACGAAGGGAGCACCAAATATGCTATGCGCGGGGAAAATAAGGTCGCTGTGGGGATTGGCGATAATGGCACAGAACAATACATAGGCGGTGAATTTAAGTTTGATGAAAACTTTAAAAAAGGACCAAAAGTATTTAAAGAGTTTGCCCAAAAATTATGGGATGATAATGTAATTGAAAAATGGGAAGATTAA
- a CDS encoding ammonium transporter yields the protein MRKIILTVILITILVLTFISNFIIADNPIPAEAVKFDTGDTAWMIVATAFVLLMTPGLGFFYGGMVGKKNVISTMLQSFMAMVIVTILWTVVAFGLAFGPTIGGIIGNPSYNLFFEGVGTNTAWSLAPTIPFILFALFQAKFAIITPALITGAFAERVRFWAYLLFMVLFILLIYTPLAHMTWHPDGVFFKMGVLDFAGGTVVHMSAGWAALAGAIFLGKRKVQKVNPARITYVLLGTGLLWFGWFGFNAGSALGANGLAAQALGTTTVAAAAAAMAWVFLDKILGHKLSALGACIGAVVGLVAITPAAGFVSISHAIFIGLFSAIVSNLVVSKFPKGKIDDALDVFACHGVGGMVGMLLTGVFASKAINPAVGDNQGLIFGTPTLFINQLTALVIVSIFAFVASYVLFFIVNKITPLRVSEEKEELGLDISQHGEFL from the coding sequence ATGCGAAAAATTATTTTAACTGTGATTCTTATCACAATTTTAGTCCTAACCTTTATATCCAATTTTATCATTGCTGATAATCCAATTCCGGCAGAAGCTGTAAAGTTTGACACAGGAGATACGGCCTGGATGATCGTTGCCACTGCATTTGTATTGTTAATGACACCAGGTTTAGGATTTTTTTACGGAGGTATGGTAGGAAAGAAAAACGTAATTAGTACTATGCTTCAGAGTTTTATGGCAATGGTAATTGTTACTATTCTATGGACTGTAGTTGCTTTTGGACTGGCTTTTGGACCAACTATTGGAGGAATTATTGGAAATCCGTCTTATAATTTATTCTTTGAAGGAGTTGGAACCAATACAGCATGGAGCCTTGCACCAACAATTCCGTTTATTTTATTCGCATTGTTTCAGGCAAAATTCGCCATCATTACGCCTGCATTAATTACAGGTGCTTTTGCAGAACGTGTACGTTTCTGGGCATATTTGTTATTCATGGTTTTATTTATATTATTGATATATACTCCTCTTGCTCATATGACATGGCATCCTGACGGGGTTTTCTTTAAAATGGGGGTTCTTGACTTTGCCGGAGGAACTGTAGTTCACATGAGTGCAGGATGGGCTGCATTAGCAGGAGCAATCTTTTTAGGAAAAAGAAAAGTTCAAAAAGTAAATCCGGCAAGAATTACGTATGTATTACTTGGAACAGGTTTACTTTGGTTTGGATGGTTTGGTTTCAACGCCGGTTCTGCTTTAGGAGCAAACGGACTTGCTGCTCAGGCTTTAGGAACAACTACTGTTGCTGCTGCCGCTGCTGCAATGGCCTGGGTTTTCCTTGATAAAATTTTAGGTCACAAATTATCTGCTCTTGGTGCTTGTATTGGCGCAGTTGTAGGTCTTGTAGCTATTACACCTGCTGCTGGTTTCGTAAGCATTTCTCACGCCATCTTTATTGGTTTATTCTCTGCAATTGTGAGTAACCTTGTAGTGAGTAAATTTCCTAAAGGAAAAATCGACGATGCTCTTGATGTATTTGCGTGCCACGGTGTAGGTGGAATGGTAGGTATGCTTTTAACAGGTGTTTTTGCATCAAAAGCAATCAATCCTGCTGTTGGAGATAATCAAGGTTTAATTTTTGGAACTCCCACTTTGTTCATCAACCAGTTAACTGCTTTGGTAATTGTTTCAATCTTCGCTTTTGTGGCTTCTTATGTATTGTTTTTCATTGTAAACAAAATTACACCGCTAAGAGTTTCTGAAGAGAAAGAAGAACTAGGTTTAGATATTTCTCAGCACGGAGAATTTTTATAA
- a CDS encoding ArsR/SmtB family transcription factor, producing the protein MKRDIFQAIADPTRRAILVLVSSTALTPNAIAEEFDTTRQAVSKHIKILNECDLLEEKKVGREIYYQLKIDKMKEIDHWLEQFKKIWESRFSQLDKVLLNLKSKENEI; encoded by the coding sequence ATGAAACGAGATATTTTTCAGGCCATTGCCGATCCGACCCGAAGAGCCATTCTGGTATTGGTTTCTTCAACTGCATTGACACCAAATGCTATTGCAGAAGAATTTGACACCACCAGACAGGCGGTTTCTAAACACATCAAAATATTAAATGAATGTGATTTACTGGAAGAAAAAAAAGTGGGCAGAGAAATTTATTATCAGCTAAAAATCGATAAAATGAAAGAAATAGATCACTGGCTCGAACAATTTAAGAAAATATGGGAAAGCCGATTTAGTCAATTAGATAAAGTATTATTGAATTTAAAATCTAAAGAAAATGAAATCTAA